Proteins encoded within one genomic window of Pararhizobium capsulatum DSM 1112:
- a CDS encoding sensor histidine kinase, with protein sequence MWVPGVALAARLRHRLRRPLSFYLTALVIIAIVPSFVFSLVILKRITDEQDRVLTALLKASTGSVTRVVEREIDGMLTTLKALSPGNEIDPSDLAALHARATAALADTGNNLILIDRAGHQLLNTRVPFGSALGPASDPSSVGQAFERGEPLVSDVFFGKTANRWVYNVYLPVRTPLGNPDYLLTLTGDAHNMLKAVNRDVLSPGWNAALLDRTGNLIASSDPSLAVGKPFFMDLVPAFKVGISEAVHDGVAYRTVTEFSMTTGWRIVAWAKTSEVDAPVLWSFLWLSAGAVLFAAFAVAGSTLIARILAQGVTMLARDARLLGEGRPIAARQHMITEVETVSKAIADAAQERAKAESEIRFLMREVAHRSKNQLTVIQSMLNQSVTNAEGRLDFADTFRKRIAGLARSTDLMIANASLGVDFGELAQNQLQPFIPDDPRRVRIAGPAVRLDAQVSQTLGMALHELATNATKYGALCNGHGTVDLSWTLGDENVVIIWRERGADLSAIPSEPRKGFGTMVLERMLAMALGATLKRSTHEDGIEWHVTIPRTHLQGELEDDS encoded by the coding sequence ATGTGGGTTCCTGGCGTTGCCCTTGCAGCGCGTCTGCGTCATCGGCTTCGGCGTCCTCTTTCCTTCTATCTGACCGCGCTGGTGATCATCGCCATCGTGCCGTCCTTCGTGTTCTCACTCGTCATCCTCAAGCGGATTACCGACGAGCAGGATCGTGTCCTGACCGCGCTGCTTAAGGCTTCCACCGGCTCAGTGACGCGCGTTGTCGAACGCGAAATCGACGGCATGCTGACGACATTGAAGGCTCTTTCGCCCGGAAATGAGATCGATCCCTCCGATCTTGCCGCCCTTCACGCCCGCGCTACCGCAGCCCTGGCCGATACGGGAAACAATCTGATCCTGATCGATCGTGCCGGACACCAATTGCTCAATACCCGGGTGCCCTTCGGGTCGGCGCTAGGTCCGGCATCCGATCCGTCATCAGTGGGGCAGGCTTTTGAGAGGGGCGAGCCGCTGGTCTCCGACGTCTTCTTCGGCAAGACGGCAAACCGCTGGGTTTACAATGTCTATCTGCCGGTCAGAACGCCTCTGGGTAATCCGGATTATCTGCTGACGTTGACCGGCGATGCCCACAACATGCTGAAGGCCGTCAATCGCGACGTCCTTTCTCCCGGTTGGAATGCGGCGTTGCTCGACCGCACGGGTAACCTGATCGCGTCTTCCGATCCGTCCCTTGCCGTTGGCAAGCCGTTCTTCATGGATCTGGTGCCCGCCTTTAAAGTCGGCATCAGCGAGGCCGTACACGATGGTGTTGCCTATCGAACCGTAACCGAGTTCTCTATGACGACAGGATGGAGGATCGTCGCCTGGGCGAAAACTTCCGAGGTCGATGCTCCCGTGCTCTGGTCATTTCTCTGGCTTTCTGCGGGCGCAGTGCTGTTTGCTGCCTTTGCCGTCGCGGGATCGACGCTGATTGCGCGTATTCTTGCGCAGGGCGTCACGATGCTGGCGCGGGATGCGCGGCTCCTGGGCGAAGGCAGGCCGATCGCTGCGCGCCAGCATATGATCACCGAAGTCGAGACGGTCTCGAAGGCGATCGCGGATGCTGCGCAGGAGCGCGCCAAGGCCGAAAGCGAAATCCGCTTCCTGATGCGCGAAGTGGCGCATCGCTCGAAGAACCAGCTTACCGTCATCCAGTCCATGCTCAACCAGTCGGTGACCAACGCCGAAGGCCGGCTGGATTTTGCAGACACCTTTCGCAAGCGGATTGCAGGTCTTGCGCGCTCGACGGATCTGATGATCGCCAACGCCTCGCTCGGTGTCGATTTTGGCGAGCTGGCTCAAAACCAGCTGCAGCCGTTTATCCCCGACGATCCCAGGCGTGTGCGCATCGCGGGCCCCGCCGTCAGACTTGATGCCCAGGTCTCCCAGACCCTTGGCATGGCGCTGCATGAGCTTGCCACCAATGCGACCAAATATGGCGCCTTATGCAATGGCCACGGCACGGTCGACCTCTCCTGGACGCTTGGAGACGAGAATGTCGTCATCATCTGGCGCGAACGGGGCGCGGACCTTTCGGCTATCCCGAGCGAACCGCGAAAGGGCTTCGGCACCATGGTCCTGGAGCGGATGCTGGCCATGGCTCTTGGTGCAACGCTGAAGCGCAGCACGCATGAGGACGGTATCGAATGGCACGTCACTATCCCGCGGACGCATCTGCAGGGCGAGCTTGAGGACGACAGCTGA
- a CDS encoding SH3 domain-containing protein translates to MRTTAESGKEDAVDHSAGGIASLMLIIGAAEVGASDRICRIADPTGTPLNIRSSPNRALLSTIDNGRDVRVLEEQRVKHELWPRIMADGQERGWVFGSYLDCVTDADAMKSAPTRPPTPLD, encoded by the coding sequence TTGAGGACGACAGCTGAAAGCGGGAAAGAAGATGCGGTCGATCACAGCGCCGGTGGCATCGCATCCCTGATGTTGATCATTGGCGCAGCGGAAGTCGGCGCCTCCGACCGCATCTGCAGGATTGCCGATCCCACCGGCACGCCGCTGAACATCCGTTCAAGCCCCAACCGCGCTCTTCTTTCGACCATCGACAATGGCCGGGACGTACGGGTTCTGGAAGAACAGCGGGTCAAGCACGAGCTCTGGCCGCGCATCATGGCCGATGGGCAGGAGAGGGGATGGGTTTTTGGTTCCTATCTCGATTGCGTAACCGATGCCGATGCGATGAAATCGGCGCCGACGCGGCCACCAACGCCGCTGGACTA
- the truB gene encoding tRNA pseudouridine(55) synthase TruB, which translates to MSKPRKPKGRPVSGWLILDKPLDFGSTEAVSKIKWLFKAQKAGHAGTLDPLASGMLPIALGDATKTVPYVMDGRKIYEFTVAWGEERSTDDLEGQVVKSSDTRPTEEAIRALLPQYTGVISQVPPQFSAIKIDGERAYDLARDGETVDIPAREVEVFRLSLLGCTPNLAHFEIECGKGTYVRSLARDFGRALGCFGHIASLRRSFVAPFGEEQMVPLASLVALEKIEDDQERLAALDAFLIDTGEALSNLPHIAISDDQAHRLRMGNPIILRGRDAPLAEPEAYATARGKLVAIGEIGEGEFRPKRVFNTD; encoded by the coding sequence ATGTCAAAACCCCGCAAGCCCAAGGGTCGGCCCGTTTCCGGCTGGCTGATCCTCGACAAGCCGCTCGATTTCGGCTCGACCGAGGCCGTCTCCAAGATCAAGTGGCTGTTCAAGGCTCAGAAGGCTGGACACGCCGGCACCCTCGATCCCCTGGCGTCGGGCATGTTGCCGATCGCGCTCGGTGACGCTACGAAAACGGTCCCCTACGTCATGGACGGCCGCAAGATTTATGAATTCACTGTTGCCTGGGGCGAAGAGCGTTCGACCGACGACCTGGAAGGTCAGGTCGTCAAATCGTCCGATACACGTCCGACCGAAGAGGCGATCCGCGCCCTTCTGCCACAATATACGGGCGTCATCTCGCAGGTCCCGCCACAGTTTTCGGCGATCAAGATCGACGGCGAGCGCGCCTACGATCTCGCCCGCGATGGCGAAACCGTCGATATTCCCGCCCGCGAAGTGGAAGTCTTCCGCCTGTCGCTCCTCGGCTGCACGCCCAATCTCGCGCATTTCGAAATCGAATGCGGCAAGGGTACCTATGTGCGTTCGCTGGCGCGCGATTTCGGCCGTGCGCTCGGCTGTTTCGGCCACATCGCCTCGCTGCGCCGCAGCTTCGTCGCACCGTTCGGCGAAGAGCAGATGGTGCCGCTTGCCTCGCTCGTGGCGCTTGAGAAAATCGAGGATGATCAGGAGCGTCTTGCCGCACTGGATGCTTTCCTGATCGATACCGGTGAAGCCCTGTCGAACCTGCCACATATCGCGATCAGCGACGATCAGGCCCACCGTCTGCGCATGGGCAATCCGATCATCCTGCGCGGCCGCGATGCCCCGCTTGCCGAACCGGAAGCCTACGCCACAGCGCGCGGCAAGCTCGTTGCCATCGGCGAGATCGGCGAAGGCGAGTTTCGGCCTAAGCGGGTGTTCAATACCGACTGA